One window from the genome of Alkalihalobacillus sp. LMS6 encodes:
- a CDS encoding HD domain-containing protein, producing the protein MSAKLQEEKVFKDPVHRYIHVQDQLIWDLIGTTEFQRLRRVRQLGTTSLTFHGAEHSRFNHSLGVYEIMRRLITNFTDKPMWNNEDRLLALSAALLHDIGHGPFSHSFEKVFDTDHEEWTRFIILGDTEVNAVLRRMDPAFPKEVAAVIEKTSANKLVTSMISSQIDADRMDYLLRDAYYTGVSYGQFDLERILRVMRPMEDQVVVKASGMHAVEDYIMSRYQMYWQVYFHPVTRSSEVILSKILKRVKVLHENGYAFKQPPHHFKAIFSGTTTIQDYLKLDESVMQFYFQCWQDEDDSILKDLCQRFLNRRLFAYVECHPNERLTDIMALQELFWEAGIEADYYLEMDSSSDLPYDVYRPGEEQRVPIQLLVKDGQLKELSSQSDVVESISGKKRTDHKLYYPADLIASLDEKPRQQIESILKQM; encoded by the coding sequence ATGTCTGCGAAGTTGCAAGAAGAAAAGGTTTTTAAAGATCCTGTTCATCGCTACATCCACGTACAGGATCAATTAATCTGGGATCTAATAGGGACAACGGAATTTCAACGGTTGCGCAGAGTCCGTCAATTAGGAACTACGTCGTTAACGTTTCATGGTGCAGAGCATTCGCGCTTTAACCATTCACTAGGCGTGTATGAGATCATGAGGAGGCTTATAACGAATTTTACGGATAAACCGATGTGGAACAACGAGGATCGTCTTCTCGCGCTTAGTGCGGCATTGCTGCACGATATAGGGCATGGTCCGTTCTCCCATTCGTTTGAAAAAGTCTTCGATACCGATCATGAAGAGTGGACAAGGTTTATTATCCTTGGTGATACTGAGGTAAATGCCGTTTTACGTCGAATGGATCCAGCTTTTCCAAAAGAAGTAGCGGCAGTTATTGAAAAAACGTCCGCTAATAAACTTGTGACAAGCATGATATCAAGTCAAATTGATGCAGATCGAATGGATTATTTACTGCGAGATGCGTATTACACGGGCGTGAGCTATGGACAGTTTGACTTGGAGCGAATTTTACGAGTGATGAGACCGATGGAGGATCAAGTCGTGGTGAAAGCCAGCGGGATGCACGCGGTAGAGGATTATATTATGAGTCGCTATCAAATGTACTGGCAGGTCTATTTTCATCCAGTAACGCGAAGTTCTGAAGTCATCTTAAGCAAGATTTTAAAGCGGGTAAAAGTATTGCATGAGAACGGCTATGCGTTTAAACAGCCACCTCATCATTTTAAAGCGATCTTTTCGGGAACAACGACAATTCAAGATTATTTAAAATTAGATGAATCCGTGATGCAGTTTTATTTTCAGTGTTGGCAGGATGAAGACGACTCGATCTTGAAAGATCTATGTCAACGTTTCTTAAATCGTCGCTTGTTTGCATATGTAGAATGCCATCCGAATGAGCGCTTAACGGATATTATGGCCTTGCAAGAATTGTTTTGGGAAGCAGGCATTGAAGCGGATTATTATTTGGAGATGGATTCCTCTTCCGATTTGCCTTATGATGTGTACAGGCCTGGCGAAGAACAGCGAGTGCCGATTCAATTATTAGTGAAAGATGGTCAATTAAAAGAGTTATCCAGTCAATCTGACGTGGTTGAATCCATTTCTGGGAAAAAACGAACGGATCACAAGCTTTATTATCCAGCAGATCTTATCGCATCTTTAGATGAAAAGCCGAGACAACAAATTGAATCTATTCTTAAACAAATGTAA
- the hemQ gene encoding hydrogen peroxide-dependent heme synthase, with protein sequence MNEAAKTLDGWYVLHDFRKIDWSSWKNVPENEREGMIEEFTALLNKWNDTEANGQGSHALYSIVGQKADLMIMLLRPTMEELNDIELALDKSGLADFTLPTYSYVSVVELSNYLAKESDEDPYQNPYVRSRLYPELPKWKHVCFYPMDKRREGDDNWYMLPMENRKELMRSHGMIGRSYAGKVKQIISGSVGFDDWEWGVTLFSDDVLQFKKLVYEMRFDEVSARYGEFGSFYVGNILTQDALSTYFQV encoded by the coding sequence ATGAATGAGGCAGCAAAAACCTTAGACGGTTGGTATGTACTGCACGACTTCCGCAAAATTGACTGGAGCTCGTGGAAAAATGTCCCGGAGAACGAACGCGAAGGGATGATTGAAGAATTTACAGCATTACTAAATAAATGGAACGACACCGAAGCGAATGGACAAGGTAGTCACGCTCTTTATTCAATCGTTGGCCAAAAAGCAGATTTAATGATTATGTTGCTGCGCCCGACGATGGAAGAGTTAAATGACATTGAACTCGCTTTGGACAAATCAGGGTTGGCAGACTTTACACTTCCGACGTATTCCTATGTCTCTGTTGTGGAGTTAAGCAACTACTTGGCAAAAGAGTCTGACGAGGATCCTTATCAAAATCCTTATGTTCGTTCACGCCTTTATCCAGAACTTCCAAAATGGAAGCATGTTTGTTTTTATCCGATGGATAAGCGCCGCGAAGGCGATGATAATTGGTACATGCTGCCGATGGAAAATCGGAAAGAACTTATGCGCAGTCACGGCATGATTGGTCGTAGCTATGCAGGCAAAGTGAAGCAAATCATTTCTGGCTCTGTCGGTTTCGATGATTGGGAGTGGGGCGTTACTCTGTTCTCAGACGACGTTCTACAGTTTAAAAAGCTTGTGTACGAAATGCGCTTTGATGAAGTATCTGCTCGCTATGGCGAGTTTGGCTCCTTTTACGTTGGAAACATTCTTACACAAGATGCGCTCTCCACTTATTTTCAAGTATAA
- a CDS encoding enoyl-CoA hydratase/isomerase family protein, whose translation MSDQLVRLDIKNNIATITLNRPNVKNALNDAAHEQLYDAFEEADERTDVRVIVLTGSGDAFCSGADLKSIDIKDMENFNYGRALRETYNKLITLMTHIGKPIIAHINGIAVGAGLSIALACDYRVANKEALFGLGFLKIGLVPDAGMSYFLPRLVGYPKALELAVKENFSANEALAMGLINRIDHVEELIQKCLALPPTAFRLMKNNFRESYDHHLAEILEMEVTAQREAGESKEHRKALEFFVNKGKR comes from the coding sequence ATGAGTGACCAACTAGTAAGACTAGATATTAAGAACAACATTGCTACGATCACTTTAAACCGACCAAACGTAAAAAACGCATTAAACGATGCAGCTCATGAACAACTTTACGATGCTTTTGAAGAAGCGGATGAACGTACCGATGTTCGTGTAATTGTCTTAACAGGAAGCGGAGACGCTTTTTGTTCTGGAGCAGATTTAAAATCAATTGATATAAAGGATATGGAAAATTTTAATTATGGCCGCGCCTTGCGGGAAACGTACAATAAATTAATTACGCTTATGACGCATATTGGCAAACCAATCATTGCCCATATAAATGGAATTGCAGTAGGAGCTGGTCTTAGTATCGCATTGGCTTGTGACTATCGTGTAGCGAACAAAGAAGCCCTTTTCGGATTAGGATTTTTGAAAATTGGTCTTGTTCCGGATGCAGGAATGTCGTACTTCTTGCCACGATTAGTCGGATATCCAAAAGCGCTTGAACTAGCTGTAAAAGAAAATTTTTCGGCTAATGAGGCGCTTGCGATGGGACTCATTAACCGTATTGATCATGTCGAGGAGCTCATTCAAAAATGCTTGGCACTTCCACCAACTGCTTTTCGTTTAATGAAAAACAATTTTCGAGAGAGCTATGACCACCATTTAGCAGAGATTTTAGAAATGGAAGTTACAGCTCAACGTGAAGCAGGTGAATCAAAAGAACACCGGAAAGCTCTTGAATTTTTTGTGAATAAAGGCAAGCGATAG
- the yidC gene encoding membrane protein insertase YidC, giving the protein MKRKILFTTSLLFMAVVLAACGIDEPITAESEGFWNSFFVYPMSFLIQFFSDLTGGHFGWGIVIVTILIRLLILPLALKSQKSSRAMQALRPEMQEIQERMKKAQGNPEKQREVQTEMIGLYQKHGVNPAAGCLPALVQIPIVMALYFAIMRTEAIGQGPESDFLWFNLGQMDPVLPFIAGITTFIQFKMSMSQMPANPLGEGMPNPMNIMLWILPVMIIIAGLTLPSALALYWVIGNIFMIVQTYFIIVRPNMNKEDVQKDRA; this is encoded by the coding sequence ATGAAAAGAAAAATATTATTTACAACAAGTTTGCTTTTTATGGCAGTGGTACTGGCTGCCTGTGGAATAGACGAGCCTATTACAGCTGAGTCTGAAGGCTTTTGGAATTCATTTTTTGTATACCCGATGTCATTTTTAATTCAGTTTTTCTCTGATTTGACTGGTGGGCATTTTGGTTGGGGAATTGTCATTGTTACGATACTTATCCGTCTATTGATTTTGCCGCTAGCATTAAAATCGCAAAAGAGTTCCCGTGCGATGCAGGCATTACGTCCTGAAATGCAGGAAATTCAAGAGAGAATGAAAAAAGCACAAGGCAATCCTGAGAAACAACGTGAAGTGCAAACTGAAATGATTGGGTTATATCAAAAGCACGGAGTAAATCCCGCGGCTGGATGTTTACCTGCACTTGTTCAGATTCCGATTGTTATGGCGCTTTACTTTGCGATTATGCGTACAGAAGCCATTGGACAAGGTCCGGAAAGTGACTTCTTGTGGTTTAATTTAGGACAAATGGACCCGGTTTTACCGTTCATTGCCGGGATTACGACATTTATTCAATTTAAGATGTCAATGAGCCAAATGCCTGCAAACCCGCTAGGTGAAGGAATGCCAAACCCAATGAACATCATGCTGTGGATTTTACCTGTCATGATTATCATTGCAGGTCTAACATTACCTTCAGCACTTGCGCTATATTGGGTAATTGGTAACATCTTTATGATTGTTCAAACGTACTTTATTATTGTACGACCAAACATGAATAAAGAAGACGTTCAAAAAGATCGTGCATAA
- a CDS encoding dicarboxylate/amino acid:cation symporter, producing MNNNKLTRNILLGLLLGAILGLVLPIISQDVFNTLNQYILDPAGTIFLRLIMMVVVPLVFFSLVVGISDLGSPKQLGRMGIQTVIFFLATSAISLTVGIVAAQIVQPGSPGLLGEGIAEDYQPAESVPIMETLINIFPENPIASMADMNMLQIITFALFVGLAMAMLGKKVETVKIFFTQANDIMMKIVTFVMAFAPIGAFALIASALGEAGWEAVGSLLSYFLTVAGVLVFHLFVVYGLIVYFLGKMSPVKFFKGFAPAMTMAFSLSSSNAVLPLSMKSAQENLGVSKQVSGFVQPLGATINMDGTGIMQAVATVFIAQVYGVDLTLMQMLMIVLTATLASIGTAGVPGVGMIMLAMVLTTVGLPPDAIGLIIGIDRLLDMMRTAVNITGDAALAVIVDRNEKKRGDIPANS from the coding sequence ATGAACAACAATAAGCTAACAAGAAACATATTACTCGGTTTATTATTAGGGGCTATTTTAGGTCTTGTCCTGCCGATTATTTCACAAGATGTTTTTAACACGTTAAATCAATACATTTTAGACCCTGCAGGTACGATCTTTTTACGTTTAATTATGATGGTTGTTGTTCCGCTTGTATTCTTTTCACTTGTTGTTGGTATTTCCGATTTAGGAAGTCCAAAACAACTTGGCCGAATGGGAATACAAACGGTTATTTTCTTTCTAGCGACATCCGCTATATCCTTAACAGTTGGAATTGTTGCAGCACAGATCGTTCAACCTGGGTCACCAGGTTTGCTAGGTGAAGGAATTGCAGAAGACTATCAGCCGGCGGAATCTGTTCCGATTATGGAAACACTCATTAACATTTTCCCTGAGAATCCAATTGCTTCTATGGCTGATATGAATATGCTACAAATTATTACGTTTGCTTTGTTTGTCGGACTTGCTATGGCGATGCTCGGCAAAAAAGTGGAAACGGTTAAAATTTTCTTTACACAAGCAAATGACATTATGATGAAAATTGTTACATTCGTTATGGCATTTGCACCAATTGGTGCGTTTGCGTTAATTGCGTCTGCTCTTGGTGAAGCAGGATGGGAAGCTGTTGGATCCCTTCTTTCTTACTTCTTAACTGTAGCGGGGGTACTTGTCTTCCACTTATTTGTTGTGTACGGATTAATCGTATACTTCTTAGGGAAAATGAGTCCAGTTAAGTTTTTTAAAGGCTTTGCGCCAGCTATGACGATGGCATTCAGCTTATCAAGCTCAAACGCAGTCTTGCCACTTTCTATGAAATCTGCACAAGAGAACTTAGGGGTTTCGAAACAAGTGTCTGGCTTCGTGCAGCCGCTTGGTGCGACGATTAATATGGACGGTACAGGTATTATGCAGGCTGTAGCAACCGTTTTTATTGCGCAAGTGTATGGCGTTGATTTGACGCTTATGCAAATGCTTATGATCGTCTTAACGGCAACATTAGCAAGTATTGGCACAGCGGGTGTACCAGGAGTAGGTATGATCATGCTCGCCATGGTTCTGACAACAGTTGGGTTACCACCAGACGCGATCGGTTTAATTATCGGTATTGATCGTCTTCTTGATATGATGAGAACCGCAGTTAATATTACAGGTGACGCTGCCTTAGCGGTTATTGTTGATCGAAATGAGAAAAAGCGTGGCGACATTCCGGCTAATTCCTAA
- the pta gene encoding phosphate acetyltransferase: MSDLFADIKQQVGSHKPSIVLPEGNDERVLEAAVKLATDQVVDPIVIGNPDEITSLADKINVKIDDVTIYDPKTYAHLDEMVASFVERRKGKATEEQARELLMDVNYFGTMLVYMEKADGLVSGAAHSTGDTVRPALQIIKTEPGIKRTSGVFVMVKEDKKFVFGDCAINISPNEEELAEIATATADTAKLFGIDPKVAMLSFSTLGSASSQETQKVSAATKLAQESRPDLVIDGEFQFDAAFVPAVAQKKAPESPLKGEANVFIFPSLESGNLGYKIAQRLGGYDAIGPILQGLNKPVNDLSRGCNVDDVYKLSLITAMQAITQKETQKA; the protein is encoded by the coding sequence GTGAGTGATTTATTTGCTGATATCAAACAGCAGGTAGGGTCTCATAAGCCAAGTATCGTATTACCAGAAGGAAACGACGAGCGTGTGCTTGAAGCCGCGGTGAAGCTTGCTACAGATCAAGTCGTTGACCCGATTGTGATTGGAAATCCAGACGAAATTACGTCTCTTGCAGATAAAATAAATGTAAAGATTGATGATGTAACAATTTATGATCCTAAGACGTATGCGCACCTAGATGAAATGGTGGCGTCCTTTGTTGAAAGACGTAAAGGAAAAGCGACTGAAGAACAGGCGCGTGAACTTCTTATGGACGTTAATTACTTTGGAACGATGCTTGTGTATATGGAAAAAGCTGACGGTCTTGTCAGTGGTGCTGCCCATTCTACTGGCGATACCGTTCGCCCGGCATTACAAATTATTAAAACAGAGCCTGGTATTAAGCGTACTTCTGGTGTGTTTGTAATGGTAAAAGAAGATAAGAAATTTGTCTTCGGTGACTGTGCGATTAACATTTCTCCAAATGAAGAAGAGTTGGCAGAAATTGCGACAGCGACAGCAGATACCGCAAAATTATTTGGGATTGATCCGAAAGTAGCGATGCTTTCATTCTCAACTCTTGGTTCTGCGTCTTCACAAGAAACACAAAAAGTTTCTGCTGCGACGAAACTTGCACAAGAGAGTCGCCCAGACCTTGTTATTGACGGTGAATTCCAGTTTGACGCTGCGTTTGTGCCTGCAGTAGCTCAGAAAAAAGCGCCTGAATCGCCGCTTAAAGGTGAAGCAAATGTATTTATTTTCCCGAGCTTAGAATCAGGGAATCTTGGCTATAAAATTGCGCAACGACTCGGTGGCTATGATGCAATCGGACCGATTTTACAAGGTTTAAATAAGCCAGTGAATGACTTATCTCGTGGTTGTAATGTGGACGATGTCTATAAGCTTAGCTTAATTACAGCGATGCAAGCCATTACCCAAAAAGAAACGCAAAAAGCGTAA
- a CDS encoding lipoate--protein ligase family protein, which yields MIRLIKPSPFQALNAKWRLIDNSKNYLSESALKSFAFDDTLCQLAGKTDQPSLRFWVHDRTIVLGTQDTRLDHIHDAITILEKNNYRVVVRNSGGLAVLLDNGVLNLSLIFPGETTSSIDGGYERMVAFIRAMFPLAKIDTGEIVGSYCPGSYDLSIDGKKFAGISQRRIRGGIAVQIYLCITGSGSERAQVVRDMYSHAVKEPNPKFSAPDVTPTVMASLNELLDETFTVEQIVEKAKQTAQSFDITLNEQAFSAEEALLFDTQLERVIERHNRCLN from the coding sequence ATGATTCGTTTGATTAAACCCTCACCATTTCAGGCTTTAAACGCTAAATGGAGACTGATCGATAACAGTAAAAATTACCTATCAGAGAGTGCCTTGAAATCGTTTGCTTTTGACGATACCCTATGTCAATTAGCTGGAAAAACAGACCAACCATCTCTGCGTTTTTGGGTTCATGACCGCACCATTGTTTTAGGAACTCAAGATACCCGTTTAGATCATATTCATGATGCGATTACTATACTAGAAAAGAATAATTACCGTGTCGTCGTGCGAAATTCAGGCGGACTAGCTGTTTTATTAGATAACGGCGTTTTAAATCTTTCCCTTATCTTTCCTGGAGAAACCACTTCTTCCATTGATGGTGGGTACGAGCGCATGGTTGCGTTTATACGAGCGATGTTTCCACTAGCGAAAATTGATACAGGAGAAATTGTCGGCTCCTACTGTCCTGGTAGCTACGATTTAAGTATTGATGGAAAGAAATTCGCCGGCATCTCTCAACGACGAATTCGTGGCGGGATTGCTGTGCAAATTTATTTGTGCATTACAGGCAGTGGTTCAGAACGAGCACAAGTTGTTCGAGACATGTACAGCCACGCTGTAAAAGAACCGAATCCGAAATTTAGTGCACCTGACGTAACACCAACAGTTATGGCGTCCTTAAATGAACTTCTGGATGAAACCTTTACCGTTGAACAAATCGTTGAAAAAGCAAAACAAACTGCTCAATCGTTTGATATTACTCTGAACGAGCAAGCTTTTTCTGCTGAAGAAGCGCTTTTATTCGATACACAACTAGAACGGGTGATTGAGCGGCATAATCGCTGTTTAAACTAA